The following proteins come from a genomic window of Pseudomonas sp. WJP1:
- a CDS encoding heme-binding protein codes for MNHKAVLSQAEVSQILAAARTEAQANHWPVTIVVVDDGGHPLALERLDGAPPISAYIATEKARTSALGRRESKGYEEMVNGGRTAFLSAPLLTSLEGGVPITVDGQVIGAVGVSGVRAEQDAQVAKAGAQCLG; via the coding sequence ATGAACCACAAAGCCGTCCTGAGCCAGGCTGAAGTCAGCCAGATTCTCGCTGCCGCGCGCACCGAAGCCCAGGCCAACCACTGGCCGGTGACCATTGTGGTGGTCGATGACGGCGGCCATCCCCTGGCCCTCGAACGCCTCGATGGCGCGCCGCCCATCAGTGCCTACATCGCCACCGAAAAAGCCCGCACCTCGGCCCTCGGGCGGCGTGAATCCAAAGGCTATGAAGAGATGGTCAATGGCGGGCGTACGGCCTTTCTGTCGGCCCCGCTGCTGACCTCCCTCGAAGGCGGAGTGCCAATCACGGTCGACGGCCAGGTAATAGGCGCGGTCGGGGTTTCCGGGGTCAGGGCCGAACAGGATGCACAGGTAGCGAAAGCCGGGGCGCAGTGTCTCGGTTGA
- the glcE gene encoding glycolate oxidase subunit GlcE: MHPPADLDDSVALLEQVNQALANATPLRIQGANSKAFLGRVTAGEILDTRSHRGIVRYDPTELVITVRCGTPLAELAKVLDAAQQMLPCEPPAFGDDATVGGMIACGLSGPRRPWSGSVRDFVLGTRVITGLGKHLRFGGEVMKNVAGYDLSRLMAGSYGTLGLITEVSLKVLPKPRQALSISLQMSAEHALLRLAEWGQQPLPISAACHDGERLHLRLEGGEGSVAAAHERLGGEVLDAAYWADLNEQRLAFFDEDQPLWRLSVPNNTPRLSLPGRQLIDWGGAQRWLKSDAQARFIRQVVAEAGGHVTCYSHGLTDTPFQPLPDALLRYHQSLKRQLDPQGIFNPGRLYAEL, from the coding sequence ATGCACCCACCCGCTGATCTCGATGACAGCGTTGCGCTGCTGGAGCAGGTCAACCAGGCGTTGGCCAACGCCACGCCGCTACGGATTCAGGGCGCCAACAGCAAGGCGTTCCTGGGCCGCGTGACGGCGGGGGAAATACTCGATACACGATCGCACCGGGGCATCGTGCGCTATGACCCGACCGAGCTTGTGATCACTGTGCGCTGCGGCACGCCACTGGCGGAACTGGCCAAGGTGCTGGACGCCGCGCAGCAGATGCTGCCCTGCGAACCGCCGGCCTTCGGCGATGACGCCACCGTCGGCGGCATGATCGCTTGCGGGTTGTCCGGGCCGCGTCGGCCGTGGTCGGGGTCGGTCAGGGATTTCGTGCTGGGCACGCGGGTGATCACAGGGCTCGGCAAGCATTTGCGTTTCGGTGGCGAGGTCATGAAGAACGTCGCCGGTTACGACCTGTCGCGCCTGATGGCCGGCAGTTACGGCACCCTGGGCCTGATCACCGAGGTCTCGCTCAAGGTCCTGCCCAAGCCCCGGCAGGCCCTGAGCATCAGCCTGCAAATGAGCGCCGAGCATGCCCTGCTGCGCCTGGCGGAATGGGGCCAGCAACCGCTGCCGATCAGCGCTGCGTGTCATGACGGTGAGCGCCTGCACCTGCGGCTCGAGGGCGGCGAAGGCTCGGTGGCGGCGGCCCATGAACGCCTGGGTGGCGAGGTGCTCGACGCTGCGTATTGGGCCGATCTCAACGAACAGCGCCTAGCGTTCTTCGACGAAGACCAGCCATTGTGGCGCCTGTCCGTGCCCAACAACACACCGCGACTGTCCCTGCCCGGTCGGCAACTGATCGACTGGGGCGGCGCCCAGCGCTGGCTCAAGTCCGATGCCCAGGCCAGGTTCATTCGCCAGGTCGTCGCAGAGGCCGGCGGGCACGTCACCTGCTACAGCCACGGGCTCACCGACACGCCCTTCCAGCCGTTGCCCGACGCGCTGCTGCGCTACCATCAGAGCCTCAAGCGGCAACTCGACCCCCAGGGCATCTTCAACCCCGGACGCCTGTACGCGGAGTTATGA
- the glcF gene encoding glycolate oxidase subunit GlcF: protein MQTTLSERARRLPRAEEADSILRTCVHCGFCNATCPTYQLLGDELDGPRGRIYLIKQVLEGNEVTEKTQQHLDRCLSCRNCETTCPSGVDYHNLLDIGRAVVDAAVPRPIGQRLLREGLRTLVPHPDLFKHLVNSGQTLRALLPGTLQSKLPRNLPAPKQRPAPRHARQVLMLEGCVQQALSPNTNVAAARVLDRLGISVMPAREAGCCGAVDYHLDAQAAGLDRARHNIDAWWPGIEQGAEAIVQTASGCGAFIKDYGHLLERDPVYAEKARRVSALARDLVEVLRDEPLEQLGIHNAHRVAFHCPCTLQHAQKLGGAVEKLLIRLGVNLTSVPDSHLCCGSAGTYSLTQPELARQLRDNKMNALESGYPEVIVTANIGCQSHLDGAGRTPVRHWIELVEDALSQ, encoded by the coding sequence ATGCAGACCACCTTGAGCGAACGCGCCCGCCGATTGCCCCGTGCCGAAGAAGCCGACAGCATCCTGCGCACCTGCGTGCACTGCGGTTTCTGCAACGCCACCTGCCCGACCTATCAATTGCTTGGCGATGAACTCGATGGCCCGCGCGGACGCATCTACCTGATCAAACAGGTGCTGGAAGGCAATGAGGTCACGGAAAAAACCCAGCAGCACCTGGATCGCTGCCTGTCGTGTCGCAACTGCGAGACCACCTGCCCTTCGGGGGTCGATTACCACAACTTGCTGGACATCGGCCGGGCCGTGGTCGATGCGGCGGTGCCGCGTCCGATCGGCCAGCGCCTGTTGCGCGAGGGGCTGCGTACGCTGGTGCCGCATCCAGACCTGTTCAAGCACCTGGTCAACAGCGGCCAGACATTACGCGCGCTGCTGCCCGGCACCCTGCAAAGCAAACTGCCGCGCAACCTCCCGGCGCCCAAGCAGCGTCCCGCACCCCGCCATGCCCGGCAGGTGCTGATGCTCGAAGGTTGCGTGCAACAGGCCCTGTCGCCCAATACCAACGTGGCCGCCGCCCGGGTACTGGACCGGCTGGGCATCAGCGTCATGCCGGCCCGCGAGGCCGGGTGTTGCGGCGCCGTGGATTATCACCTGGACGCCCAGGCCGCCGGCCTCGATCGCGCCCGGCACAACATCGACGCCTGGTGGCCGGGCATTGAACAAGGTGCCGAAGCCATCGTGCAAACCGCCAGCGGTTGCGGTGCCTTTATCAAGGATTACGGGCATCTGCTCGAACGCGACCCGGTCTATGCCGAAAAAGCCAGGAGGGTCAGCGCGCTGGCCCGGGACCTGGTGGAAGTCTTGCGCGACGAACCGCTGGAACAGCTGGGCATCCACAACGCCCACCGCGTGGCGTTCCATTGTCCCTGCACCTTGCAGCACGCGCAAAAACTCGGTGGCGCGGTGGAAAAACTGCTGATCCGCCTGGGGGTCAACCTCACCAGCGTTCCCGACAGCCATTTGTGCTGCGGTTCGGCGGGCACCTATTCGCTGACCCAACCGGAACTGGCCCGGCAACTGCGCGACAACAAGATGAACGCCCTGGAAAGCGGCTACCCTGAAGTCATCGTCACCGCCAACATCGGCTGTCAGTCGCACCTCGACGGTGCGGGCAGAACCCCCGTGCGGCACTGGATCGAACTGGTCGAAGACGCCCTGTCCCAATAG